The genomic interval ACATTCAGCGTTGCGCGAATGACAAGCAAACTCGTGGTGCGTTCGCCATCCAATGGTGATGTTTACACGTGTGTTGCTACCGCTGGCCTGAGGGAAACCAGTGCTTCTACTACTGTTATTGTTGaaggtaatttatattaagcaaataaattacCAACCTGGaatgatataatgttttttttgtgtcaACCATAGAAGGCATTGGGGCAAATGGCCCATGATAGTCAACAAAAATACTGGTAATTTCTTACGCTTGTACGAAACCCTACAATTgagaaattacataatttaaattgtaaataaaggcAATTTGGAATATATAAGACATTGCAATAAGCTTTTAACAGGCGCTttaatcacaaaaataaaattatcagtgttttattttaattccattaaaattataatatcttgaTTATTAATTCAAGACTAGAGAAATGCTTATACTTTTTCACTTAGAAATGTTTGAATGATAAACCAAAATGGTAAGTTTATTGAAGATACGacaagaaatgttttaattgattatttattttcgctCTTTTATTTTCAGGCGAACAGTCCGATCTTCTCTCTCCCTTGATTCCAACTAAACCTGTTATCACTGCATTCTACAACGACATATTTCAGTTAATGGGTACTAGCGCGACACTGCCTTGCCGGGTGTACAGCCCAACCAAGGCCCAAGTGTACTGGATTGATAACAACAGTAAACTTATTTACGGAAACAGCAGACTCAGGGTAAGTATTTCGTTATGACCAATTATGAGatgataatacaaaatattaaaaatatctattattaaagtccatagttaataatttatttggtattagttattattaagaattattgaaTTTGTAAAGCAATTTTCAAATAATCCATAGAAATGGAACacactaacgccatctagtattatTACATGAAATCTTAGtcatattttctttatcagGTGCTCCCATCCGGCGATTTACATATAAAAGGTCTATCGTGGGCTGACATGGGAAGCTACACGTGTTCCGCTAAGAACGCGTATGGCAAGGACGTCGCTGAGACCTTCCTCTATCCTGTTAAGTCTTAAACAGGTAAAAAGTAAATGCTGGTTATGTATTACATGCTGCTCTAATACAGATTGGTGGgttcacatgtgacagaatttcactCGGCACATACATCCGTTTGACGGATAAGTAAACCTATCCTCACAGTGTTTTCCTTCCacacgaaatatattaaaacttagcGAATACAAATCTAGAGGTACTTAACTAGACTTAAACTCACAGTCATCGTTTAACGCTCAGCTATTGTAATCACGGTGCCACTTGGCTCAGTATCTCTGCTTGTCAGTTTGAGTTTTTAAACGTCAGTTAACTTTTATCAGAAGGACgaagtttatgttttattttcttacgaAGTGTcacaatattgtaattgtttttatactAGCTGGTTCCCGCGACTGCGTTCGCGTAAATTTAAGCCTGAAAAGAAGAGGTATTATACggttaacatataatttttatttctaaaccaattttaataaaacaaaacgctATTTATTACCCAAAGTTACTACAGTACATCAATGTAAaccgcatccaaatcggttaaGCCGTTTTCGAGATTAGCGATAACAAACGAAAAGATAAACAGacataaattctaaaaatcatatttatgtgaTTTATTGCGTTAGATACccacagtaatattttttctcgAATACCTTCCGTGTACAGATTTCGATccgttatgattttattatatttttatattaatacgaaTCGTTTTGTTTCAGAAGAATTGAATGATTGCGATCGACCAACTAAGTTACCCGCCGATGATTACGCGATGTtcctacattatatatttattattaataacttatttttagagTAAGGAATATGTGTTATTACGTGCTCACGAGAAGTATTTTGTCAAAGGCATTCAGCGTacttaatattgaaaaagatttttttattgtatttctttattaattaatacatgttAATTATTTAGCAAATTAAACAAATCGGTGATCATATGATACTAAATTATCTAAATGTAAACGTCGATATTAAGGTCTAATTTCACCAAACTATGTTTGTTAAATCTTAATCAGTAATTTACTAAtgagttgttaataattaacgggctgttatatcattaaatgtcccaggaacaaaatttaacaagccGTTATTAAACAGAACATTTAACTGAATGGCTTGTAAGTTACTCACTCTTATTTTAAGCAACCAAATTGAAATGCTTATTTGTGACATGTCATTTAGACGAAGTtcggtaatattttatctagtcGTATAATACGTCATTTGTTGTGCTGCGCGACCAATTTCAAAAATCGTTAGCTCCGagtgatttcaatgaaatgttaactacttttgatttaaaccgattgaaacgtcaaataattataacatggtaatatttatttttgagctgAGGTTATGCAGCATTATTTTGTGCTCTTTGATTGTGTTTGTGGTGTGcttcttattgaatataaataactatgtcaAAGAAAACACGCGGACCGAATTTTTCGTCAAATGAAAAGGAAATCCTTGTTCATTTAGTTACAAAATACAAGGatctaattgaaaataagaaaacgGACGCAGTAACTACTGCGATCAAAAATGAAGGATGGAAGAAACTAGCGGAAGAATTTAACACGCGTCGCACTATTGTGTCTAAGTAAtctaaattttctaaaacattattttcgaaaataaaattgtacgcaGCGTCCATCTTGAGTTTAATTGTCTGTTACGGTCTAACGGACGTCTACAGCGGTGATTAAATTTAACGGcttgttataacaaataaacacgcGTTAACTCGTGGTGGGACACTCGATAACTTTAACAGTCCGTTAACTGACTTAacaatacgttaaatatttaacagggtATGGTGAAACTGGACCTAAggcaatttgtatttattccgTTAATATTAACTCAGCTATTACATAACAGATGGCGCTAGTAGAGCGTGAAAtatcatgaaattattaatttatcttcgAATGTAAgcctaaattaaattttatttcgtaatagatttaatttattaaagtatattagtattaatataagtattaaaatagtttttatacataaaatacatttgtttttgtattttttcttaaatgctATGGACTTACATAgtccaataaatataatcaatcaaaGCGATTCAAGaattatgatttttgtttaagtttaatatatttttaaatgtcttctgtgattcaatacaaatatatgttttcaatattgcttttttttatattcatcctATTCACAAAACGTGATATATAGTCACTGAATATAGCGTaccaaacataaatatataaactttttgacgaaatgacagcaaattgacgcgacatcattggtctAATGCTTGTATAACCTATGACATTCTCTATGGATTaacgaaaaaatggcgttttgaacttcgacgaaactgttagcggaattttggaagtaaaattaaagtggatataagtagttaagtgtaatagtgttgtattataaataaaaatatttaaacatagaatCTTAGTAGTACACAAaatagcaaatcgcatgatatacttaaaacaaggttagtttatatttattcctacttcgattggaataggtttTTACGGGCTAGATCTCATTTGGAAAGTGTTTgaagtgtaaaatatataacgtaacgaacttcgttccaaaatataacttaacctacaactaaatattattgacgaaatatacttataaatatatgtaatctcAAGGAAGACCAGGCAACGAC from Vanessa atalanta chromosome 26, ilVanAtal1.2, whole genome shotgun sequence carries:
- the LOC125073970 gene encoding neural/ectodermal development factor IMP-L2-like is translated as MFSLVSLLAAAALISLQSVHIYAQIEGKLEMDNNLLPNDIPPPRRRVVQKYVKITSHPPETVRHMPGSTLVLECEVMGNPAPMSGWMKNGIPISDFEEDVNEIFSPPTFSVARMTSKLVVRSPSNGDVYTCVATAGLRETSASTTVIVEGEQSDLLSPLIPTKPVITAFYNDIFQLMGTSATLPCRVYSPTKAQVYWIDNNSKLIYGNSRLRVLPSGDLHIKGLSWADMGSYTCSAKNAYGKDVAETFLYPVKS